Proteins encoded by one window of uncultured Draconibacterium sp.:
- the tatC gene encoding twin-arginine translocase subunit TatC, which produces MSEEQTTKKQGKEGEKGEMSFLEHLEILRWHIIRSSAAIVIFAIVAFILKSFIFDVVILSPRMPDFWTNRMFAKLGDLVGSEAVKINQVPLKMQSIKIAGQFSTHIMVSIIAGFILASPVVFYEFWRFIKPALYENERKHAGGAVFFTSILFLMGILFGYYLIVPLSIHFLGTYQVSSEVENTINLRSYIGSVTSISLAAGVVFLIPIFSYFLSKVGILTPQFMKTYRRHSYVVMLLLSAIITPPDIFSQVMVCFPLVFLYEIGIVISRRVVKNREKAMEAM; this is translated from the coding sequence ATGAGCGAAGAACAAACTACAAAAAAACAGGGTAAGGAAGGCGAGAAAGGCGAAATGTCGTTTCTTGAGCACCTGGAAATACTTCGTTGGCACATCATCAGGTCATCAGCGGCTATCGTAATTTTTGCCATCGTTGCATTCATTTTAAAATCTTTCATATTCGACGTTGTTATATTGAGTCCTCGGATGCCCGACTTTTGGACCAACCGTATGTTTGCCAAACTGGGCGACCTTGTAGGATCGGAAGCAGTAAAAATTAACCAGGTACCATTAAAAATGCAGAGTATAAAAATTGCAGGGCAGTTTTCTACCCATATTATGGTATCGATAATTGCCGGATTTATTTTGGCTTCGCCGGTTGTTTTTTACGAATTCTGGCGATTTATAAAACCTGCATTATACGAAAACGAACGCAAACATGCCGGCGGTGCTGTTTTCTTTACATCAATATTATTTTTAATGGGAATATTGTTTGGCTACTATTTAATTGTACCATTATCCATTCACTTTTTAGGAACTTACCAGGTAAGTAGCGAAGTGGAAAATACCATTAATCTGCGTTCATATATTGGATCAGTAACATCTATATCGCTTGCAGCCGGAGTGGTTTTCCTTATTCCTATTTTCTCCTACTTTTTGAGTAAGGTTGGGATTCTCACACCTCAGTTTATGAAAACATACCGCAGGCACTCATATGTTGTAATGTTATTGCTATCTGCGATTATTACTCCTCCGGATATTTTCAGCCAGGTTATGGTTTGTTTCCCGCTGGTTTTCCTATACGAGATTGGAATTGTCATTTCGCGTCGTGTAGTTAAAAATCGTGAAAAAGCGATGGAAGCCATGTAA
- the recQ gene encoding DNA helicase RecQ: MSEKIVLAEKLQHFFGFDRFKGQQEDAIKSVMEGNNTFVLMPTGGGKSLIYQLPALILDGTAIVISPLIALMKNQVDAIRGTHSEDSVAHFLNSSLSKAAITQVKEDVIAGKTKLLYVAPESLTKEENIEFLKQIKISFYAIDEAHCISEWGHDFRPEYRRIKPIVEEIGKSPMVALTATATAKVQHDIQKNLGILEAKVFKASFNRENLYYEVRPKVKTETQIIKFIKQNEGKSGIIYCLSRKKVEELAETLQVNGIKALAYHAGMDAATRSGNQDKFLMEEVDVIVATIAFGMGIDKPDVRFVIHYDIPKSLEGYYQETGRAGRDGGEGKCITFYSYKDIQKLEKFMHGKPVAEQEIGKQLLLDTVSYAESAICRRIILLHYFGEKYEPTNCGNCDNCLNPKEQIEAKDDIVTALKAILEVNEKYKGDHIANILIGNGTAAIKSFKHYNLKSFGTGKEHDERFWNAVFRQSMVAGIINKDIENYGLLKVTQKGHDFLEKPHSFMLVKNHEYEEEDDSGNAGGAPSGGASGDPQLFAMLKDLRKKMAKKHNLPPFVIFQDPSLADMSIQYPITREELQNIQGVGQGKARRYGKEFVSLIKSYVEENEIERPEDLVVRTVANKSKMKVFIIQSIDRKLSFEDIADSKGIEVVDVISEVEAIVNSGTKLNIDYYIEDVIDEDHQDDIFEYFREAETDSIQDALEELGEDEYSEEDIRLMRVKFFSDMGN, from the coding sequence ATGAGTGAAAAAATTGTATTGGCAGAGAAGTTGCAACACTTCTTTGGTTTCGACCGTTTTAAAGGGCAACAGGAAGATGCAATTAAAAGTGTGATGGAGGGTAATAACACTTTTGTGTTAATGCCAACTGGCGGAGGAAAATCGTTAATTTATCAGTTACCGGCTTTAATTCTCGATGGTACTGCCATTGTAATTTCTCCACTAATTGCTTTAATGAAAAACCAGGTAGATGCAATACGCGGAACGCATTCGGAAGACAGTGTTGCTCATTTCTTAAATTCGTCGTTATCAAAAGCTGCAATAACCCAGGTTAAAGAAGATGTTATAGCCGGAAAAACAAAACTGCTTTACGTTGCTCCCGAGTCGTTGACGAAAGAAGAGAATATTGAATTTCTCAAACAAATAAAAATCTCGTTCTATGCCATTGATGAAGCACATTGTATTTCAGAATGGGGGCACGATTTCAGACCGGAGTATCGAAGAATAAAGCCGATTGTTGAAGAAATAGGTAAATCGCCGATGGTGGCGCTAACAGCAACAGCAACGGCAAAAGTTCAGCACGATATACAGAAAAATCTTGGCATTTTGGAAGCCAAAGTTTTTAAAGCTTCCTTCAATCGCGAGAATTTATATTATGAAGTACGGCCGAAGGTAAAAACCGAGACGCAGATCATAAAATTCATTAAACAGAACGAAGGTAAATCAGGAATTATATACTGTTTGAGCCGGAAGAAGGTGGAAGAATTGGCAGAAACGTTGCAGGTTAACGGAATAAAAGCATTGGCTTATCACGCCGGAATGGATGCGGCAACACGATCGGGCAATCAGGATAAATTCCTGATGGAAGAAGTTGATGTAATTGTTGCAACCATAGCTTTCGGTATGGGAATTGACAAACCGGATGTGCGTTTTGTAATTCACTACGATATTCCGAAGAGTCTTGAAGGATATTACCAGGAAACCGGTAGGGCAGGACGTGATGGCGGCGAAGGAAAGTGTATAACCTTTTACAGTTATAAAGACATACAGAAACTGGAAAAATTCATGCATGGCAAGCCCGTTGCTGAACAGGAAATTGGAAAACAGCTTTTGCTCGATACCGTTTCGTATGCCGAGTCCGCTATATGCCGCCGGATAATCTTGTTACATTATTTTGGAGAGAAATACGAGCCAACTAACTGCGGGAATTGTGATAACTGTTTAAATCCAAAAGAACAGATTGAAGCCAAAGATGATATTGTTACTGCGCTGAAGGCCATTTTGGAAGTGAATGAGAAATATAAGGGCGACCACATTGCCAATATCCTTATTGGCAATGGCACTGCAGCCATAAAATCATTCAAGCATTACAACTTAAAATCGTTTGGCACAGGAAAAGAACACGACGAGCGTTTTTGGAATGCTGTATTCCGCCAATCAATGGTAGCGGGAATTATCAACAAAGATATTGAGAACTACGGTTTGCTGAAAGTGACACAAAAAGGTCATGATTTCCTTGAAAAGCCTCATAGTTTTATGTTGGTGAAAAACCACGAATATGAAGAGGAAGACGATTCGGGTAATGCAGGAGGAGCTCCATCAGGTGGTGCAAGTGGCGACCCTCAATTGTTTGCAATGCTTAAGGACCTGCGGAAAAAAATGGCAAAAAAACATAATTTGCCACCGTTTGTAATTTTCCAGGATCCCTCGCTGGCCGATATGTCCATTCAGTATCCCATTACGCGGGAGGAGTTGCAAAATATCCAGGGAGTGGGACAGGGAAAAGCCCGGCGTTATGGAAAAGAGTTTGTTTCCCTTATAAAATCTTATGTGGAAGAAAATGAGATTGAACGACCCGAGGATTTGGTGGTGCGCACCGTTGCCAACAAATCGAAAATGAAGGTGTTCATCATTCAAAGTATCGACCGCAAACTTTCCTTTGAAGATATTGCCGATTCAAAAGGGATCGAGGTGGTTGATGTAATAAGTGAAGTGGAGGCAATTGTTAATTCCGGAACCAAATTAAACATTGATTATTACATCGAAGATGTGATTGATGAAGATCATCAGGATGATATTTTTGAATATTTCCGCGAAGCAGAAACTGATTCTATTCAAGATGCATTGGAAGAACTGGGCGAAGATGAATACTCGGAGGAAGACATTCGTTTAATGCGCGTGAAATTCTTCTCTGATATGGGCAATTAA
- the ahcY gene encoding adenosylhomocysteinase: protein MTVSVQEKLDYKIADISLAEFGRKEIEIAEKEMPGLMAIREKFGPRKPLDGVRVMGSLHMTVQTAVLIETLVALGADVRWASCNIFSTQDHAAAAIAKAGVPVFAWKGETLEEYWWCTREAMSFPDGKGPQLIVDDGGDATLLIHKGYAAEKDAGVLDVEASSEEEEVILALLKKTLKEDNQKWHRTVADWKGVSEETTTGVHRLYQMAEKGELLVPAINVNDSVTKSKFDNLYGCRESLADGIKRATDVMIAGKVVVVAGYGDVGKGCAHSMRSYGARVIVTEIDPICALQAAMEGFEVKTMEDALAEGNIYVTTTGNCDVITAEHMANMKDQAIVCNIGHFDNEIQVAKMEKWPGIEKVNIKPQVDKYTYEDGHSIFLLAEGRLVNLGCATGHPSFVMSNSFTNQSLAQIDLWENNYEVGVYTLSKKLDEEVARLHLAQIGVKLTELTEKQASYLGVSKEGPFKPEHYRY from the coding sequence ATGACTGTGTCAGTTCAGGAAAAATTAGATTACAAAATTGCCGATATTTCATTGGCAGAATTCGGAAGAAAAGAAATTGAGATTGCCGAAAAGGAGATGCCCGGGTTAATGGCAATCAGAGAAAAGTTTGGCCCACGCAAGCCTCTCGATGGCGTTCGTGTGATGGGAAGTTTGCACATGACCGTACAAACCGCCGTTTTAATCGAAACTCTTGTTGCCCTTGGAGCAGACGTTCGGTGGGCAAGTTGTAATATATTTTCAACGCAGGATCATGCCGCCGCCGCTATTGCAAAAGCAGGAGTGCCGGTGTTTGCGTGGAAAGGTGAGACACTTGAAGAGTATTGGTGGTGCACTCGCGAGGCAATGAGTTTCCCTGATGGAAAAGGACCACAACTGATTGTTGACGATGGTGGCGATGCTACCTTATTAATTCACAAAGGATACGCTGCGGAAAAAGATGCCGGCGTATTGGATGTTGAAGCTTCGAGTGAAGAAGAGGAGGTAATTCTTGCATTGCTGAAAAAAACATTAAAAGAAGATAACCAGAAATGGCACCGCACGGTGGCCGATTGGAAAGGTGTTTCAGAAGAAACAACTACCGGAGTGCATCGTTTATATCAAATGGCAGAGAAAGGTGAGTTGCTGGTTCCTGCTATAAATGTTAACGACTCGGTAACCAAATCGAAGTTCGATAACCTGTATGGTTGTCGCGAGTCGCTGGCCGATGGTATTAAACGTGCCACCGATGTTATGATTGCCGGAAAAGTGGTTGTTGTTGCCGGTTATGGCGATGTGGGTAAAGGTTGTGCACACTCGATGCGCAGTTATGGTGCTCGTGTGATCGTAACCGAAATCGATCCGATTTGTGCACTGCAGGCAGCTATGGAAGGATTCGAGGTAAAAACAATGGAAGATGCATTGGCTGAAGGAAACATCTATGTAACCACTACCGGAAACTGCGATGTAATTACAGCCGAGCACATGGCAAATATGAAAGACCAGGCGATTGTTTGTAATATTGGCCATTTCGATAATGAAATTCAGGTGGCCAAAATGGAAAAATGGCCCGGAATTGAAAAGGTGAACATTAAACCACAGGTTGATAAATATACGTACGAAGATGGCCATAGCATTTTCTTATTGGCCGAAGGTAGATTGGTAAACCTGGGATGTGCTACCGGTCACCCGTCGTTTGTAATGAGTAACTCGTTTACCAACCAGTCTCTTGCACAAATTGATTTGTGGGAGAACAACTACGAAGTTGGTGTTTACACCTTGTCGAAAAAGCTTGACGAAGAAGTTGCCCGTTTGCATTTAGCGCAAATTGGTGTAAAGCTTACGGAGCTTACCGAAAAGCAAGCCTCGTATTTGGGTGTTTCGAAAGAAGGACCGTTTAAGCCGGAACACTATAGATATTAA
- the greA gene encoding transcription elongation factor GreA, whose protein sequence is MSEVTYLTKDGLEKLKKELEHLMTVERPKISKQIGEAIEKGDISENAEYDAAKDAQGMLEAKIAQIKSKVANARILDESKIDTSQVQILNKVTIKNKKNNATMQYTLVPESEANLKEGKISVQTPIAKGLMGKKVGDVVEIKVPSGVIPFEIVEISI, encoded by the coding sequence ATGTCCGAAGTAACATATTTAACGAAAGACGGATTAGAAAAGCTCAAGAAAGAATTGGAGCACCTTATGACTGTTGAGCGCCCAAAGATTTCGAAGCAGATTGGAGAGGCCATTGAAAAAGGAGATATCTCCGAAAATGCCGAGTACGACGCTGCCAAAGATGCCCAAGGTATGCTTGAAGCTAAAATAGCCCAGATAAAATCAAAAGTGGCAAATGCCCGTATTCTCGACGAATCGAAAATTGATACATCACAAGTTCAGATTCTGAACAAAGTAACAATCAAGAACAAAAAGAATAATGCTACCATGCAATATACTTTGGTTCCTGAAAGTGAGGCAAATCTGAAAGAAGGAAAAATATCGGTACAAACACCCATTGCCAAAGGACTTATGGGCAAAAAAGTTGGCGATGTGGTTGAAATTAAAGTTCCGTCAGGAGTAATACCTTTTGAGATTGTTGAAATTTCAATTTAA
- a CDS encoding HIT family protein: MASIFTKIINGEIPAYKVAEDENYFAFLDIFPTAKGHTLVIPKKEVDYLFDLDDETYAGLQMFAKKVAKGLEKAVPCKKVGVMVLGLEVPHAHIHLVPMQSEHDLLNFADKTKFPPEEMEELARLIAQNIEQ, encoded by the coding sequence ATGGCAAGCATTTTTACAAAAATTATCAATGGTGAGATCCCTGCATATAAAGTAGCTGAGGACGAGAATTATTTTGCTTTTCTCGATATTTTCCCAACAGCAAAAGGACACACTCTGGTAATTCCGAAAAAAGAGGTAGACTACCTTTTTGACTTGGATGATGAAACCTACGCCGGTTTGCAGATGTTTGCCAAAAAAGTGGCCAAAGGACTGGAGAAAGCTGTTCCCTGCAAAAAAGTTGGGGTAATGGTTTTGGGTCTCGAAGTGCCACATGCACACATACATTTGGTGCCCATGCAAAGCGAACACGATTTGCTGAACTTTGCTGACAAAACAAAGTTTCCACCAGAGGAAATGGAGGAGCTGGCAAGGCTCATCGCTCAAAATATTGAACAGTAG